In Cyanobacterium sp. T60_A2020_053, the following are encoded in one genomic region:
- a CDS encoding EcoRV family type II restriction endonuclease, with the protein MIPNKEEFLEELKKFAQTLTEYVSIKSGDWRIKGFIDTEQNIYTISSDSKIISKILEIQLFPKFKQFAENINFDIVLAEKQNWYPDLSFISKTNSSIKYAVDIKTTYRLTEYQGFCNGFTLGSHGEYFRNRSSKKNIQYPYSEYHAHFCLGILYTRALAGDIDETKILNLSELNNITSVIKDLLFFAEEKWKIASDKGGSGNTANIGSIDYIEDILNGNGVFINLGEKIFDEYWINQGVLQVPDSKNPKKFKKLTKLTEFLEFKGLDKILINLQKTKKKS; encoded by the coding sequence ATGATACCAAACAAAGAAGAATTTTTAGAAGAATTAAAAAAATTTGCTCAAACTTTAACTGAATATGTCTCAATAAAAAGTGGGGATTGGAGGATAAAAGGCTTTATTGATACGGAACAAAATATTTACACTATTTCCTCCGATTCAAAAATTATTTCTAAAATTTTAGAGATACAATTATTCCCAAAGTTTAAACAATTTGCAGAAAATATTAATTTTGATATTGTGTTGGCAGAAAAACAAAACTGGTATCCAGATTTATCTTTTATTTCTAAAACAAATTCATCTATAAAATATGCTGTTGACATCAAAACAACATATCGTTTAACAGAATATCAAGGATTCTGTAATGGCTTTACTTTAGGCTCTCATGGTGAGTATTTTCGCAATCGTTCTAGTAAAAAAAATATACAATATCCCTATAGTGAATATCATGCTCATTTTTGTCTAGGAATATTATATACAAGAGCATTGGCAGGAGATATTGACGAAACAAAAATTTTAAATTTGTCAGAACTTAATAATATCACTTCTGTTATTAAAGATTTACTCTTTTTTGCGGAAGAAAAATGGAAAATTGCTAGTGATAAAGGAGGTAGCGGAAACACAGCTAATATAGGTAGTATTGATTATATTGAAGATATTTTAAATGGCAATGGAGTTTTTATTAATTTAGGAGAAAAAATATTTGATGAATATTGGATTAATCAAGGGGTGTTGCAAGTACCTGATTCTAAGAATCCAAAGAAATTTAAAAAGCTAACTAAACTTACTGAATTTTTAGAATTTAAAGGGCTAGATAAAATTTTAATTAATTTACAAAAAACAAAGAAAAAGAGTTAA